A section of the Heliangelus exortis chromosome 27, bHelExo1.hap1, whole genome shotgun sequence genome encodes:
- the LOC139787737 gene encoding LOW QUALITY PROTEIN: peptidyl-prolyl cis-trans isomerase NIMA-interacting 1-like (The sequence of the model RefSeq protein was modified relative to this genomic sequence to represent the inferred CDS: inserted 1 base in 1 codon; deleted 1 base in 1 codon): MAEEEKLPAGWEKRMSRSSGRVYYFNHLTNASQWERPSGSGRNGTGTGEPSRVRCSHLLVKHNQSRRPSSWRQEKITRSKEEALELINGYIQKIKSGEEDFESLASQFSDCSSAKAGGDLGAFGRGQMQKPXEDASFALRAGEMSGPVFTDSGIHIILRTE; the protein is encoded by the exons ATGGcggaggaggagaagctgccCGCGGGGTGGGAGAAACGCATGAGCCGCAGCTCCG gtCGGGTTTATTACTTCAACCACCTCACCAACGCCAGCCAGTGGGAGCGACCCAGCGGGAGCGGGAGGAACGGAACCGGAACCGGGGAGCCCAGCAGGGTGCGGTGTTCCCACCTCCTGGTGAAACACAACCAATCCAGGAGACCTTCctcctggaggcaggaaaaaatcACCCGGAGCAAAGAGGAAGCCTTGGAGCTGATCAACG gctacATCCAGAAGATCAAATCAGGAGAAGAGGATTTTGAGTCTCTGGCTTCTCAGTTCAGTGACTGCAGCTCAGCAAAAGCAGGAGGGGACCTGGGTGCCTTTGGGAGAG gtCAGATGCAGAAGC TTGAAGATGCCTCCTTCGCTCTGCGGGCCGGGGAGATGAGC GGCCCCGTGTTCACAGATTCAGGGATCCACATCATCCTCCGTACAGAGTGA
- the UBL5 gene encoding LOW QUALITY PROTEIN: ubiquitin-like protein 5 (The sequence of the model RefSeq protein was modified relative to this genomic sequence to represent the inferred CDS: inserted 1 base in 1 codon): protein MIEVVCNDRXGKKVRVKCNTEDSIRDLKKLIAAQTGTRWDKIVLKKWYTIFKDHVTLGDYEIHDGMNLELYYQ, encoded by the exons ATGATCGAAGTCGTCTGCAACGATC TTGGGAAAAAAGTGCGTGTAAAATGCAA caccgAGGATTCCATCCGCGACCTCAAGAAATTGATCGCGGCGCAAACCGGGACTCGTTGGGATAAAATCGTCCTCAAAAAATG GTACACGATTTTTAAGGATCACGTCACGCTGGGCGATT ACGAGATCCACGACGGGATGAATCTGGAGCTTTATTACCAATAA
- the LOC139787729 gene encoding guanylate-binding protein 1-like: MSSRVAMAEPVCLLENSPSRGLVVQQEALELLSEVTQPVVVVAITGPYRSGKSYLMNRLAAQRKGFSLGSTVQSHTRGIWMWCVAHPCQPGHTLVLLDTEGLGDTEKGDTKNDTWIFVLTLLLSSTLMYNSRGTIDQQALDQLHYVLTLSEHIRLKAGPRRSEDELEDSEKFASFFPTFVWLVRDFTLQLELDGKEISEDQYLENALKLRAESTPETQGYNRTRECIRRFFAERKCFVFDVPARRKDLAHLEEVEDERLDPGFLQQLETFCSYIWEKAPVKRVPGGHIITGKLLGKLAASYVEVIRSGAVPCLESTVMALAKAENAAAVEEAVRLYRDLMEQRVELPTETLEELLELHARCEREALELFLARAFQEEMHCAQAELMRQVEAVKKKFCKANEKVSRDKCEAALRDLFQELDKRIGDGVYSVPGGYELFRGHQQALVDKYMGLRGKGLKAPAVLHEFLQSRQTLAQSILKADLSLTEMEKQKKIEEERNRRAEQERELQRKKDAEEKVKLQDQLRSKEEHELQLKKSLEAACEKKLEEQDKMIRHRRQEERALRQEGFEDKAEQMNGVIRKLEEERSLIEPNYAALIEVGLSLLFKAAFLIFRFLK, translated from the exons ATGTCATCCCGAGTGGCCATGGCAGAGCCTGTCTGCCTCCTTGAGAACAGCCCGAGCAGGGGCCTGGTGGTCCAGCAggaagccctggagctgctgtcagAGGTCACCCAGCCCGTGGTGGTGGTGGCCATCACGGGGCCGTACCGCAGCGGCAAGTCCTACCTGATGAACAGGCTGGCTGCTCAGAGGAAAG GCTTCTCCTTGGGCTCCACGGTGCAGTCCCACACCAGAGGGATTTGGATGTGGTGTGTAGCCCACCCCTGCCAGCCTGGACAcactctggtgctgctggacaCCGAAGGGCTGGGAGACACGGAGAAG GGAGACACCAAGAACGACACCTGGATCTTTGTGTTaaccctgctgctctccagcacccTGATGTACAACAGCAGAGGCACCATTGACCAGCAAGCCCTGGACCAGCTGCA CTACGTGCTGACACTATCTGAGCACATCAGGTTGAAAGCAGGACCCAGAAGGAGTGAAGATGAGCTGGAGGATTCTGAGAAATTTGCCTCCTTCTTCCCAACTTTTGTCTGGCTTGTCCGGGATTTCactctgcagctggagctggatggGAAGGAAATCTCTGAGGACCAATACTTGGAGAATGCTCTGAAGCTGAGGGCTG AGAGCACCCCGGAGACCCAAGGCTACAACCGGACCCGGGAGTGCATCCGTCGGTTCTTTGCGGAACGGAAGTGCTTTGTGTTTGACGTGCCAGCCAGAAGGAAGGACCTGGCCCACTTGGAGGAGGTTGAGGATGAGCGGCTGGATCCCGgattcctgcagcagctggagacgTTTTGCAGCTACATCTGGGAAAAGGCTCCGGTGAAGAGAGTGCCAGGAGGCCACATCATAACCGGGAAGC tgctggggaaactGGCAGCCTCCTACGTGGAGGTGATCCGGAGCGGGGCAGTGCCGTGCCTGGAGAGCACGGTGATGGCCTTGGCCAAGGCTGAGAACGCAGCGGCGGTGGAAGAGGCTGTGAGGTTGTACCGGGATCTGATGGAGCAGAGGGTGGAGCTGCCGACGGAGactctggaggagctgctggagctgcacgCCCGGTGTGAGCGGGAGGCACTGGAGCTGTTCCTGGCACGGGCGTTCCAGGAGGAGATGCACTGCGCCCAGGCAGAGCTCATG CGCCAGGTGGAGGCAGTCAAGAAAAAGTTCTGCAAGGCCAACGAGAAGGTGTCCCGGGACAAGTGCGAGGCTGCTCTGCGGGACCTCTTTCAGGAGCTGGATAAAAGGATTGGTGACGGCGTCTACAGCGTGCCGGGGGGCTACGAGCTGTTCAGAGGACACCAGCAGGCCCTGGTGGACAAATACATGGGACTGCGTGGCAAAGGGCTGAAG GCTCCTGCTGTCCTGCACGAGTTCCTCCAGAGCAGACAGACCCTGGCCCAGAGCATCCTCAAAGCAGACCTCTCTCTGACTGagatggagaagcagaagaaaa tcGAAGAAGAGAGGAATAgaagagctgagcaggagaggGAGCTCCAGAGGAAGAAGGATGCTGAAGAGAAGGTGAAGTTGCAGGACCAGCTCCGCAGCAAAGAGGAGCACgagctgcagctgaagaagaGTCTGGAGGCTGCCTGTGAGaagaagctggaggagcaggacaaAATGATCAGACATAGACGCCAG gaggagagagcGCTGCGCCAAGAGGGCTTCGAGGACAAAGCTGAGCAGATGAACGGGGTGATCaggaagctggaggaggaaagatCCTTGATCGAGCCCAATTATGCTGCCTTGATTGAAGTGGGACTCTCCCTCCTctttaaagctgcatttttgATATTTCGGTTTTTAAAATGA
- the LOC139787637 gene encoding guanylate-binding protein 1-like, which translates to MASRVAMAEPVCLLENSPSRGLVVQQEALELLSEVTQPVVVVAITGPYRSGKSYLMNRLAAQRKGFSLGSTVQSHTRGIWMWCVAHPCQPGHTLVLLDTEGLGDTEKGDTRNDTWIFVLTLLLSSTLMYNSRGTIDQQALDQLHYVLTLSEHIRLKAGPRRSEDELEDSEKFASFFPTFVWLVRDFTLQLELDGKEISEDQYLENALKLRAESTPETQGYNRTRECIRRFFAERKCFVFDVPARRKDLAHLEEVEDERLDPRFLQQLETFCSYIWEKAPVKRVPGGHIVTGKLLGKLAASYVEVIRSGAVPCLESTVMALAKAENAAAVEEAVRLYRDLMEQRVELPTETLEELLELHARCEREALELFLARAFQEEMHCAQAELMRQVEAVKKKFCKANEKVSRDKCEAALRDLFQELDKRIGDGVYSVPGGYELFRGHQQVLVDKYMGLAWQRAEGTISSPLLCLLLTHLLPVVLQAPAVLHEFLQSRQTLAQSILKADLSLTEMEKQKKIEEERNRRAEQERELQRKKDAEEKVKLQDQLRSKEEHELQLKKSLEAACEKKLEEQDKMIRHRRQEERALRQEGFEDKAEQMNWVTRKLEQEQGDIRRDHIYWVFLTVSKLSRLAFDIYCLWKEGKSLRNPLSESREGRGNFPQLLAQDDQEAGGGKDPGSRAITYPGSNWDSPSSLKLHF; encoded by the exons ATGGCATCCCGAGTGGCCATGGCAGAGCCTGTCTGCCTCCTTGAGAACAGCCCGAGCAGGGGCCTGGTGGTCCAGCAggaagccctggagctgctgtcagAGGTCACCCAGCCCGTGGTGGTGGTGGCCATCACGGGGCCGTACCGCAGCGGCAAGTCCTACCTGATGAACAGGCTGGCTGCTCAGAGGAAAG GCTTCTCCTTGGGCTCCACGGTGCAGTCCCACACCAGAGGGATTTGGATGTGGTGTGTAGCCCACCCCTGCCAGCCTGGACAcactctggtgctgctggacaCCGAAGGGCTGGGAGACACGGAGAAG GGAGACACCAGGAACGACACCTGGATCTTTGTGTTaaccctgctgctctccagcacccTGATGTACAACAGCAGAGGCACCATTGACCAGCAAGCCCTGGACCAGCTGCA CTACGTGCTGACACTATCTGAGCACATCAGGTTGAAAGCAGGACCCAGAAGGAGTGAAGATGAGCTGGAGGATTCTGAGAAATTTGCCTCCTTCTTCCCAACTTTTGTCTGGCTTGTCCGGGATTTCactctgcagctggagctggatggGAAGGAAATCTCTGAGGACCAATACTTGGAGAATGCTCTGAAGCTGAGGGCTG AGAGCACCCCGGAGACCCAAGGCTACAACCGGACCCGGGAGTGCATCCGTCGGTTCTTTGCGGAACGGAAGTGCTTTGTGTTTGACGTGCCAGCCAGAAGGAAGGACCTGGCCCACTTGGAGGAGGTTGAGGATGAGCGGCTGGATCCCAgattcctgcagcagctggagacgTTTTGCAGCTACATCTGGGAAAAGGCTCCGGTGAAGAGAGTGCCAGGAGGCCACATCGTAACCGGGAAGC tgctggggaaactGGCAGCCTCCTACGTGGAGGTGATCCGGAGCGGGGCAGTGCCGTGCCTGGAGAGCACGGTGATGGCCTTGGCCAAGGCTGAGAACGCAGCGGCGGTGGAAGAGGCTGTGAGGTTGTACCGGGATCTGATGGAGCAGAGGGTGGAGCTGCCGACGGAGactctggaggagctgctggagctgcacgCCCGGTGTGAGCGGGAGGCACTGGAGCTGTTCCTGGCACGGGCGTTCCAGGAGGAGATGCACTGCGCCCAGGCAGAGCTCATG CGCCAGGTGGAGGCAGTCAAGAAAAAGTTCTGCAAGGCCAACGAGAAGGTGTCCCGGGACAAGTGCGAGGCTGCTCTGCGGGACCTCTTCCAGGAGCTGGATAAAAGGATCGGTGACGGCGTCTACAGCGTGCCGGGGGGCTACGAGCTGTTCAGAGGACACCAGCAGGTCCTGGTGGACAAATACATGGGACTTGCGTGGCAAAGGGCTGAAG GAACCATTTCCTCCCCGCTGCTTTGTCTCCTCTTGACCCATCTTCTCCCCGTGGTCCTCCAGGCTCCTGCTGTCCTGCACGAGTTCCTCCAGAGCAGACAGACCCTGGCCCAGAGCATCCTCAAAGCAGACCTCTCTCTGACTGagatggagaagcagaagaaaa TCGAAGAAGAGAGGAATAgaagagctgagcaggagaggGAGCTCCAGAGGAAGAAGGATGCTGAAGAGAAGGTGAAGTTGCAGGACCAGCTCCGCAGCAAAGAGGAGCACgagctgcagctgaagaagaGTCTGGAGGCTGCCTGTGAGaagaagctggaggagcaggacaaAATGATCAGACATAGACGCCAG gaggagagagcGCTGCGCCAAGAGGGCTTCGAGGACAAAGCTGAGCAGATGAACTGGGTGACCaggaagctggagcaggaaCAAGGGGACATCAGGAGGGATCACATCTACTGGGTCTTTTTAACAGTCTCCAAACTCTCAAGATTGGCATTTGACATCTATTGCCTGTGGAAAGAAGGGAAATCTCTTCGCAACCCCCTGTCGGAATCACGGGAGGGACGTGGGAATTTTCCCCAACTCCTTGCACAGGATGACCAGGAGGCTGGAGGGGGAAAGGATCCAGGATCCAGAGCAATTACGTATCCTGGATCCAACTGGGACTCTCCCTCCTctttaaagctgcatttttgA
- the LOC139787638 gene encoding guanylate-binding protein 4-like: TIDQQALDQLHYVLTLSEHIRLKAGPRRSEDELEDSEKFASFFPTFVWLVRDFTLQLELDGKEISEDQYLENALKLRAESTPETQGYNRTRECIRRFFAERKCFVFDVPARRKDLAHLEEVEDERLDPGFLQQLETFCSYIWEKAPVKRVPGGHIITGKLLGKLAASYVEVIRSGAVPCLESTVMALAKAENAAAVEEAVRLYRDLMEQRVELPTETLEELLELHARCEREALELFLARAFQEEMHCAQAELMRQVEAAKEKFCKANEKVSRDKCEAALRDLFQELDKRIGDGVYSVPGGYELFRGHQQALVDKYMGLRGKGLKAPAVLHEFLQSRQTLAQSILKADLSLTEMEKQKKIEEERNRRAEQERELQRKKDAEEKVKLQDQLRSKEEHELQLKKSLEAACEKKLEEQDKMIRHRRQEERALRQEGFEDKAEQMNWVTRKLEQEQGDIRRDHIYWVFLTVSKLSRLAFDIYCLWKEGKSLCNPLSESREGRGNFPQLLAQDDQEAGGGKDPGSRAITYPGSNWDSPSSLKQHF; this comes from the exons ACCATTGACCAGCAAGCCCTGGACCAGCTGCA CTACGTGCTGACACTATCTGAGCACATCAGGTTGAAAGCAGGACCCAGAAGGAGTGAAGATGAGCTGGAGGATTCTGAGAAATTTGCCTCCTTCTTCCCAACTTTTGTCTGGCTTGTCCGGGATTTCactctgcagctggagctggatggGAAGGAAATCTCTGAGGACCAATACTTGGAGAATGCTCTGAAGCTGAGGGCTG AGAGCACCCCGGAGACCCAAGGCTACAACCGGACCCGGGAGTGCATCCGTCGGTTCTTTGCGGAACGGAAGTGCTTTGTGTTTGACGTGCCAGCCAGAAGGAAGGACCTGGCCCACTTGGAGGAGGTTGAGGATGAGCGGCTGGATCCCGgattcctgcagcagctggagacgTTTTGCAGCTACATCTGGGAAAAGGCTCCGGTGAAGAGAGTGCCAGGAGGCCACATCATAACCGGGAAGC tgctggggaaactGGCAGCCTCCTACGTGGAGGTGATCCGGAGCGGGGCAGTGCCGTGCCTGGAGAGCACGGTGATGGCCTTGGCCAAGGCTGAGAACGCAGCGGCGGTGGAAGAGGCTGTGAGGTTGTACCGGGATCTGATGGAGCAGAGGGTGGAGCTGCCGACGGAGactctggaggagctgctggagctgcacgCCCGGTGTGAGCGGGAGGCACTGGAGCTGTTCCTGGCACGGGCGTTCCAGGAGGAGATGCACTGCGCCCAGGCAGAGCTCATG CGCCAGGTGGAGGCAGCCAAGGAAAAGTTCTGCAAGGCCAACGAGAAGGTGTCCCGGGACAAGTGCGAGGCTGCTCTGCGGGACCTCTTCCAGGAGCTGGATAAAAGGATCGGTGACGGCGTCTACAGCGTGCCGGGGGGCTACGAGCTGTTCAGAGGACACCAGCAGGCCCTGGTGGACAAATACATGGGACTGCGTGGCAAAGGGCTGAAG GCTCCTGCTGTCCTGCACGAGTTCCTCCAGAGCAGACAGACCCTGGCCCAGAGCATCCTCAAAGCAGACCTCTCTCTGACTGagatggagaagcagaagaaaa tcGAAGAAGAGAGGAATAgaagagctgagcaggagaggGAGCTCCAGAGGAAGAAGGATGCTGAAGAGAAGGTGAAGTTGCAGGACCAGCTCCGCAGCAAAGAGGAGCACgagctgcagctgaagaagaGTCTGGAGGCTGCCTGTGAGaagaagctggaggagcaggacaaAATGATCAGACATAGACGCCAG gaggagagagcGCTGCGCCAAGAGGGCTTCGAGGACAAAGCTGAGCAGATGAACTGGGTGACCaggaagctggagcaggaaCAAGGGGACATCAGGAGGGATCACATCTACTGGGTCTTTTTAACAGTCTCCAAACTCTCAAGATTGGCATTTGACATCTATTGCCTGTGGAAAGAAGGGAAATCTCTTTGCAACCCCCTGTCGGAATCACGGGAGGGACGTGGGAATTTTCCCCAACTCCTTGCACAGGATGACCAGGAGGCTGGAGGGGGAAAGGATCCAGGATCCAGAGCAATTACGTATCCTGGATCCAACTGGGACTCTCCCTCCTctttaaagcagcatttttga